The following coding sequences lie in one Kitasatospora herbaricolor genomic window:
- a CDS encoding LacI family DNA-binding transcriptional regulator, with translation MGASLKDVAQRAGVSVKTVSNVVNNYPHVTPAMRERVQQAIDELGYRPNLIARHLRKGRTGIIALAVPELGNPYFAELAGAVIDAAARHDYTVLLDHTGGRRENEILVSQGFRAHVIDGLILSPIELEAEDLLGRSEDAPLVLLGEREYEAPYDQIAIDNVAAARSAVRHLTGLGHRRIAFLGARRESARRPAHLRLRGWREELTAAGLPCDDSLVAATDGYGRVDGAAAMNAVLDRGERPDAVFAYNDLVALGAMRVLTERRLRVPQDVSVVGFDDIEEGRFSPVALTTVSPDKQAIARLAVQRVVARLAGTPGLEPEHIQPGYTLTVRESTARRT, from the coding sequence GTGGGCGCCAGCCTCAAAGACGTCGCGCAGCGCGCAGGCGTATCGGTCAAGACCGTCTCGAACGTGGTGAACAACTACCCGCACGTCACCCCCGCGATGCGAGAACGCGTCCAGCAGGCCATCGACGAGCTCGGCTACCGGCCCAACCTGATCGCCCGTCACCTGCGCAAGGGACGCACCGGCATCATCGCGCTGGCCGTGCCCGAACTCGGCAACCCGTACTTCGCCGAACTGGCCGGCGCCGTGATCGACGCCGCCGCCCGCCACGACTACACCGTGCTGCTGGACCACACCGGCGGGCGGCGCGAGAACGAGATCCTGGTCTCCCAGGGGTTCCGCGCCCACGTGATCGACGGCCTGATCCTCAGCCCGATCGAACTGGAGGCCGAGGACCTGCTCGGCCGCTCCGAGGACGCCCCGCTGGTGCTGCTCGGCGAACGCGAGTACGAGGCCCCCTACGACCAGATCGCCATCGACAACGTGGCCGCCGCGAGATCCGCGGTGCGCCACCTGACCGGCCTCGGGCACCGCCGGATCGCCTTCCTCGGCGCCCGCAGGGAGAGCGCCCGCCGCCCGGCGCACCTGCGGCTGCGCGGCTGGCGCGAGGAGCTCACGGCCGCGGGGCTGCCCTGCGACGACTCCCTGGTCGCCGCCACCGACGGCTACGGCCGGGTGGACGGCGCCGCCGCGATGAACGCCGTCCTGGACCGCGGCGAGCGCCCCGACGCCGTGTTCGCCTACAACGACCTGGTCGCGCTCGGCGCCATGCGGGTGCTGACCGAACGCCGGCTGCGGGTGCCGCAGGACGTCTCGGTGGTCGGCTTCGACGACATCGAGGAGGGCCGCTTCTCCCCCGTCGCCCTCACCACCGTCTCGCCCGACAAGCAGGCCATCGCCAGGCTCGCCGTCCAACGGGTCGTCGCCAGACTGGCCGGCACCCCCGGACTGGAACCCGAGCACATCCAGCCCGGCTACACCCTCACGGTCCGGGAGTCGACCGCCCGGCGCACCTGA
- a CDS encoding aldose epimerase family protein, with product MPQPAPHREPFGRAPDGRPVDLWRLESASGVSAEILTYGGVLHRLSVPDTAGRSRSVVLSLPDVPAYAARSPYFGALVGRYANRIAGGRFSIEGRSYRVPVNDHGHALHGGPEGFHSRLWQAEPAGGRAAVEFSLVSPDGDMGFPGALSVRARYALDEAGTLSVAFEAFCDRPTVVNLTNHAYFNLGGAGSGDVLGHLLEVDGDEFLPVAPDAIPYGPARAVAGTPFDLTGPRPVGRALAVEDQQLKNAGGFDHCWLLRPAAGPDALRPAARLADPASGRALEVWTTEPGLQVYTANRLDGTLADADGHHHPRHGGICLETQHLPDSPNRPEYPSTVLRPGERFTSRTEFRFPHLPPTPA from the coding sequence ATGCCCCAGCCCGCGCCCCACCGTGAACCGTTCGGCCGCGCCCCCGACGGACGTCCGGTGGACCTCTGGAGACTGGAGTCCGCCTCCGGCGTGAGTGCCGAGATCCTCACCTACGGCGGCGTCCTGCACCGCCTGTCGGTGCCGGACACCGCCGGGCGCAGCCGCTCGGTCGTGCTGTCCCTGCCGGACGTGCCGGCGTACGCGGCGCGCAGCCCGTACTTCGGTGCCCTGGTGGGGCGTTACGCCAACCGGATCGCGGGCGGGCGGTTCAGCATCGAGGGGCGCTCCTACCGGGTGCCGGTGAACGACCACGGCCACGCGCTGCACGGCGGGCCGGAGGGCTTCCACAGCCGGCTCTGGCAGGCCGAACCGGCCGGCGGGCGGGCCGCGGTGGAGTTCTCGCTGGTCAGCCCGGACGGTGACATGGGCTTCCCCGGGGCGCTGTCGGTGCGCGCCCGGTACGCGCTCGACGAGGCGGGGACGCTGTCGGTGGCCTTCGAGGCGTTCTGCGACCGCCCGACCGTGGTGAACCTGACCAACCACGCCTACTTCAACCTGGGCGGCGCCGGCTCCGGCGACGTGCTCGGGCACCTGCTGGAGGTGGACGGCGACGAGTTCCTGCCGGTCGCGCCGGACGCCATCCCGTACGGTCCGGCGCGGGCGGTGGCCGGCACCCCGTTCGACCTGACAGGGCCCCGGCCCGTCGGCCGGGCCCTGGCGGTCGAGGACCAGCAGCTGAAGAACGCCGGCGGCTTCGACCACTGCTGGCTACTACGCCCGGCGGCCGGGCCCGATGCCCTGCGCCCGGCGGCCCGGCTGGCCGACCCGGCGAGCGGGCGGGCGCTGGAGGTGTGGACCACCGAACCGGGCCTGCAGGTCTACACCGCCAACCGGTTGGACGGCACGCTGGCGGACGCCGACGGCCACCACCACCCCCGGCACGGCGGCATCTGCCTGGAGACCCAGCACCTGCCCGACTCGCCCAACCGGCCCGAGTACCCGAGCACCGTCCTACGCCCCGGCGAACGCTTCACCAGCCGCACCGAGTTCCGCTTCCCGCACCTGCCGCCCACCCCGGCCTGA
- a CDS encoding SDR family NAD(P)-dependent oxidoreductase → MNLDLLGKRALVTGSSAGLGEATARLLAAEGAAVVVHGRDKDRVEAVAASIRAAGGTAGTALGDLATDEGAADVARAATADGPVDILVTEWNDTYNVNVVSGVRMIQHLVPAMRERGWGRVVTIGGGLASQPMNTHPQYNATLAARHNLAVSLARDLKGTGVTSNVVSPGAILVEATKELVTQIGPDRGWGRTWDEILPNAVEALIPNDQGRFGEPDEIAAAVAYLCGAYAQYISGATIRVDGGLIRSAF, encoded by the coding sequence ATGAACCTCGATCTCCTCGGCAAGCGCGCGTTGGTCACCGGTTCGAGTGCCGGGCTCGGCGAGGCCACCGCCAGGCTGCTGGCGGCGGAAGGGGCGGCCGTGGTGGTCCACGGCCGCGACAAGGACCGCGTGGAAGCGGTCGCGGCATCGATCCGTGCGGCCGGCGGAACGGCCGGCACCGCGCTCGGCGACCTGGCCACCGACGAGGGCGCCGCCGACGTCGCCCGGGCGGCCACCGCGGACGGCCCCGTGGACATCCTCGTCACGGAGTGGAACGACACCTACAACGTCAACGTCGTGTCGGGGGTGCGGATGATCCAGCACCTGGTTCCCGCGATGCGCGAACGCGGCTGGGGCCGGGTCGTCACCATCGGCGGCGGCCTGGCCTCCCAGCCGATGAACACCCACCCCCAGTACAACGCCACCCTGGCGGCCCGCCACAATCTCGCGGTGTCGCTGGCCCGCGACCTCAAGGGCACGGGCGTCACGTCGAACGTCGTCTCGCCCGGCGCGATCCTCGTCGAAGCCACGAAGGAACTCGTCACGCAGATCGGGCCCGACCGTGGCTGGGGCCGGACCTGGGACGAGATCCTGCCCAACGCGGTCGAGGCCCTGATCCCCAACGACCAGGGGCGGTTCGGCGAGCCCGACGAGATCGCGGCCGCGGTGGCCTACCTGTGCGGCGCCTACGCCCAGTACATCAGCGGAGCGACGATCCGCGTGGACGGCGGGCTCATCCGCTCCGCCTTCTGA
- a CDS encoding TetR/AcrR family transcriptional regulator has product MTREAILAAAVVEFTENGYAGAGVRQIAERAGVSAMMINRYFGSKQGLFAEAVDRSFGPPTVVGTERHDLTRTMARSLAESTAHGTEHLDPFLLTLRSASDPEAADIVRQGIEAHVGARLAGLIGGSEAELRAQLGLALTAGTWLLRAVVGTRALADVDNDRLAELLAAMLEPVTQEPVTQESAARPAPGSGAAAQ; this is encoded by the coding sequence ATGACGCGTGAAGCGATTCTCGCCGCCGCCGTCGTGGAGTTCACCGAGAACGGGTACGCCGGGGCCGGTGTTCGGCAGATCGCCGAGCGGGCGGGCGTGTCGGCGATGATGATCAACCGTTACTTCGGTTCCAAGCAGGGCCTGTTCGCCGAGGCGGTGGACCGCTCCTTCGGGCCACCGACCGTCGTCGGCACCGAACGCCACGACCTGACGCGCACCATGGCGCGGTCGCTCGCCGAGAGCACGGCGCACGGCACCGAACACCTCGACCCGTTCCTCCTCACCCTGCGGTCCGCCTCCGACCCCGAGGCGGCGGACATCGTCCGGCAGGGCATCGAGGCCCACGTGGGTGCTCGCCTCGCGGGGCTGATCGGCGGCTCCGAGGCGGAGCTCCGGGCACAGCTCGGGCTCGCCCTGACGGCCGGCACCTGGCTGTTGCGCGCCGTCGTCGGTACCCGGGCGCTGGCGGACGTCGACAACGACCGGCTCGCGGAACTCCTCGCCGCGATGCTGGAGCCCGTCACCCAGGAGCCCGTCACCCAGGAGTCCGCCGCCCGGCCCGCTCCGGGCTCCGGCGCCGCTGCGCAGTAG
- a CDS encoding SDR family NAD(P)-dependent oxidoreductase: MSSVPQAPRWDVHRLPRARGRNFLVTGGNAGIGYFVAEQLAGTGATVVLGSRDRAKAEAAIGSIGSRVPGAHVKHMPLDLADLDSLKASVDALGLDRLDAVVLNAGVALDRPPRRATGDGHELMFATNHLGHFALTHHLAPLLTATPGSRIVTTGSFAAKSERLDLDDLQSTRDYRPKRAYARSKLAQMLFALELDRRLRAAGSTTLSVLVHPGGALDSLTPSRPPLHVRTTGERLSRLPLGLLVQGKDTAAWPAVRAVLDPAVRGGRMLSPRAFGLRGTPRIEPLWSHLADTTTAARLWTASRDLTGHDPTFTAPAGSGGTEGPAAGPGEADPATG, encoded by the coding sequence ATGTCCTCCGTACCCCAGGCCCCGCGATGGGACGTCCACCGGCTGCCTCGCGCCCGGGGAAGGAACTTCCTGGTCACCGGCGGCAACGCGGGCATCGGGTACTTCGTCGCCGAGCAGCTCGCCGGCACCGGGGCCACGGTCGTTCTCGGCAGCCGCGACCGGGCGAAGGCCGAGGCCGCGATCGGCTCCATCGGCTCGCGCGTGCCCGGCGCCCACGTGAAGCACATGCCTCTGGACCTCGCCGACCTCGACTCGCTCAAGGCGTCGGTGGACGCGCTCGGCCTGGACCGCCTGGACGCGGTCGTCCTCAACGCCGGGGTGGCGCTCGACCGCCCGCCGCGCCGTGCCACCGGCGACGGCCACGAGCTGATGTTCGCGACCAACCACCTGGGGCACTTCGCGCTGACCCACCACCTGGCCCCGCTGCTCACGGCGACCCCCGGGAGCCGGATCGTCACCACCGGCAGCTTCGCGGCCAAGTCCGAACGCCTGGACCTCGACGACCTCCAGAGCACCCGCGACTACCGGCCCAAGCGCGCCTACGCACGCTCCAAGCTGGCCCAGATGCTCTTCGCCCTCGAACTCGACCGCCGCCTCCGCGCCGCCGGCAGCACGACGCTGAGCGTGCTCGTCCACCCCGGCGGCGCACTCGACTCCCTCACTCCCTCGCGCCCGCCGCTCCACGTCCGCACCACCGGCGAGCGGCTGAGCCGCCTGCCGCTCGGCCTGCTCGTCCAGGGCAAGGACACTGCCGCATGGCCCGCCGTCCGGGCCGTACTCGACCCGGCTGTGCGCGGCGGCCGGATGCTGAGCCCGCGGGCGTTCGGGCTGCGCGGCACGCCCAGGATCGAACCCCTCTGGAGCCACCTGGCCGACACCACGACCGCGGCACGTCTCTGGACGGCCAGCCGCGACCTGACCGGCCACGACCCGACGTTCACCGCCCCGGCAGGGTCCGGTGGGACCGAAGGCCCGGCGGCCGGGCCCGGCGAAGCGGACCCCGCCACCGGATGA
- a CDS encoding response regulator transcription factor, giving the protein MGGAAGRVLVVDDDAAIRRSLERGLRLSGFAVQVAPDGGSALALMEGPTAPDVLVLDVSLPGLDGTEVCRALRAAGDETPVLMLSALDELADRVAGLQAGADDYLVKPFALEELVLRLHALLRRRPAPPSDVLRAGPLTLSPATRQVHWEDTELHLTRREFELLTQLVRNPNLVLTRDQLLDRVWGYDFEVRSDAVDTFVSYLRRKLEEGGRPRLVHTVRGVGFVLRWPADGRRP; this is encoded by the coding sequence ATGGGCGGCGCAGCCGGCCGGGTGCTGGTGGTGGACGACGACGCGGCGATCCGGCGGTCGCTGGAGCGCGGGCTGCGGCTGAGCGGCTTCGCCGTCCAGGTCGCGCCGGACGGCGGGAGCGCACTGGCCCTGATGGAGGGTCCGACGGCACCGGACGTCCTGGTGCTGGACGTGTCCCTGCCCGGTCTCGACGGGACGGAGGTCTGCCGGGCGCTGCGGGCGGCGGGCGACGAGACGCCGGTGCTGATGCTCTCCGCGCTGGACGAGCTCGCCGACCGGGTCGCCGGGCTGCAGGCCGGGGCCGACGACTACCTGGTGAAGCCCTTCGCGCTGGAGGAGCTGGTGCTGCGGCTGCACGCCCTGCTGCGCCGGCGGCCCGCCCCGCCGTCCGACGTGCTGCGGGCCGGGCCGCTGACGCTCTCCCCCGCGACCCGCCAGGTGCACTGGGAGGACACCGAACTCCACCTGACCCGGCGCGAGTTCGAACTGCTCACCCAGCTCGTGCGCAATCCCAACCTCGTGCTCACCCGCGACCAGTTGCTGGACCGGGTCTGGGGCTACGACTTCGAGGTGCGCAGCGACGCCGTCGACACCTTCGTCAGCTACCTGCGGCGCAAGCTGGAGGAGGGCGGGCGGCCGCGTCTGGTGCACACGGTGCGCGGGGTCGGGTTCGTGCTGCGGTGGCCGGCCGACGGGCGGCGGCCGTGA
- a CDS encoding ATP-binding protein → MRLSTRIALSVTVLVPVMVLTAGLLLLGLVHRDLSRQQDAVLRERAAAVLPNVRTLLAADSKGRPRAEQNQQRKVLDGALDSGVRLAGQDGAVLLAVGPQPAENVPLPAAADAPVTVRDAGRAWRVLSVRVDGAAPGTLWLVSPSSAVDPQVAAVRRRVLLVALVAAPVAGLLAFALAGRATASLRRLSARAAALDPGSGATALAHTPSRVLEVDDLAAALGLLLARFDEQALRTTQALDTARSFSSAASHELRTPLTAMRTNLDVLGAHPGLAAAERAEVVAELAQEHARLEELLTALRALAGGDLVEVSAFTGLDLGELVESAVAEAVRRHPQAVIDVAAEPGIRVFGWEAGLRIALANLVGNAVVHGSPPGGGPARVTVRLRAGRSGAAVLTVDDTGPGVPPEGRAAVFHRFHRRPDSPGSGLGLTLVAQQVALHRGTVAVGDAPPPGGCRFEMRLPLLRAQEPTLRLPARRDWLSGDR, encoded by the coding sequence GTGAGGCTCTCCACCCGGATCGCGCTCTCGGTGACCGTGCTGGTGCCGGTCATGGTGCTGACGGCGGGCCTGCTGCTGCTGGGGCTGGTGCACCGCGACCTGTCCCGCCAGCAGGACGCGGTGCTGCGCGAGCGGGCCGCCGCGGTGCTGCCGAACGTGCGCACGCTGCTCGCGGCGGACAGCAAGGGCCGGCCCCGGGCCGAACAGAACCAGCAGCGCAAGGTCCTCGACGGGGCGTTGGACTCCGGGGTGCGGCTGGCGGGGCAGGACGGCGCCGTCCTGCTGGCGGTCGGTCCGCAGCCGGCGGAGAACGTCCCGCTGCCGGCCGCCGCCGACGCGCCGGTCACCGTCCGGGACGCCGGCCGGGCGTGGCGGGTGCTGTCGGTGCGGGTGGACGGCGCGGCGCCGGGCACGCTGTGGCTGGTGTCGCCGTCGTCGGCGGTGGATCCGCAGGTCGCGGCGGTGCGCCGGCGGGTGCTGCTGGTCGCGCTGGTGGCCGCACCGGTGGCCGGTCTGCTCGCGTTCGCGCTGGCGGGCCGGGCCACCGCCTCGCTGCGGCGCCTCAGTGCCCGGGCCGCCGCGCTGGATCCGGGCAGCGGGGCGACGGCGCTCGCGCACACCCCGAGCCGGGTCCTGGAGGTCGACGACCTGGCGGCGGCGCTGGGGCTGCTGCTGGCCCGCTTCGACGAGCAGGCGCTCCGTACCACGCAGGCCCTGGACACCGCGCGGTCGTTCTCCTCCGCGGCCTCGCACGAGCTGCGGACCCCGCTGACCGCGATGCGCACCAACCTGGACGTGCTGGGTGCCCATCCCGGCCTGGCGGCCGCCGAGCGGGCCGAGGTGGTCGCCGAGCTGGCGCAGGAGCACGCCCGGCTGGAGGAGCTGCTCACCGCGCTGCGGGCGCTGGCCGGCGGCGACCTGGTGGAGGTCTCCGCCTTCACCGGCCTGGACCTGGGCGAGCTGGTGGAGAGCGCGGTCGCGGAGGCGGTGCGCCGCCATCCGCAGGCCGTGATCGACGTGGCGGCCGAGCCCGGGATCCGGGTGTTCGGCTGGGAGGCGGGCCTGCGGATCGCGCTCGCCAACCTGGTCGGCAACGCCGTGGTGCACGGCTCGCCGCCCGGCGGCGGGCCGGCCAGGGTCACGGTGCGGCTGCGGGCGGGGCGGAGCGGGGCGGCGGTGCTGACCGTCGACGACACCGGGCCGGGCGTGCCGCCGGAGGGGCGTGCCGCGGTCTTCCACCGCTTCCACCGGCGACCGGACAGTCCGGGGTCGGGCCTGGGCCTGACCCTGGTGGCCCAGCAGGTGGCGCTGCACCGCGGCACGGTGGCCGTCGGCGACGCACCGCCGCCGGGCGGCTGCCGGTTCGAGATGCGGCTGCCGCTGCTGCGAGCGCAGGAGCCGACCCTGCGGCTGCCGGCCCGCCGCGACTGGCTCTCCGGCGACCGGTGA
- a CDS encoding TetR/AcrR family transcriptional regulator, giving the protein MAIKKQRAARRTDALSKERIVEAAIEILDSDGEGALTFRTLAAHLATGSGAIYWHVANKDDLLAAATNDVIARVTADLAHGARPREAIRSLALGLFDAIDAHPWVGTQLSRAPWLAAIPQIFEGFGSRLEELGVPRDAQFDATSTLVIHVLGVAGQNAANARLHAHRSDRTAFLGEIAHQWAQLDPARYPFVHRVAPQLPEHDDREQFLAGIDLILGGIEAAHPGPSGPSARA; this is encoded by the coding sequence ATGGCGATCAAGAAGCAGCGGGCCGCACGGCGCACGGACGCGCTGTCGAAAGAACGGATCGTGGAGGCCGCGATCGAGATCCTCGACTCCGACGGCGAGGGCGCGCTGACCTTCCGCACGCTCGCGGCCCACCTGGCCACCGGGAGCGGCGCGATCTACTGGCACGTCGCCAACAAGGACGACCTGCTGGCGGCGGCCACCAACGACGTGATCGCCCGGGTCACGGCGGACCTGGCCCACGGCGCCCGCCCTCGGGAGGCGATCCGGTCCCTCGCCCTCGGGCTCTTCGACGCGATCGACGCCCACCCCTGGGTCGGCACCCAGCTCTCCCGCGCACCGTGGCTGGCCGCGATTCCGCAGATCTTCGAGGGTTTCGGCAGCCGGCTGGAGGAACTCGGCGTGCCCCGGGACGCGCAGTTCGACGCCACGTCCACACTCGTGATCCACGTCCTCGGCGTCGCCGGGCAGAACGCCGCCAACGCCCGCCTGCACGCGCACAGGAGCGACCGGACGGCCTTCCTGGGCGAGATCGCCCACCAGTGGGCCCAGCTCGATCCCGCCCGGTACCCGTTCGTGCACCGGGTGGCGCCGCAACTGCCCGAGCACGACGACCGGGAGCAGTTCCTGGCCGGCATCGACCTCATCCTGGGCGGCATCGAGGCCGCCCACCCGGGCCCCTCCGGCCCCTCCGCCCGGGCCTGA
- a CDS encoding FAD-dependent oxidoreductase — protein sequence MATPVTIIGAGLGGLTLARVLHVHGIPATVHEADPCAESRTQGGQLDIHEEDGQRALADAGLTDEFRAIIHEGADAARVLDRHGALLLDVPSDGSAVRPEVLRGDLRRILLDSLPEGTVRWGSKVTAVRPLGDGRHELTFTDGSTATSDLLVGADGAWSKVRPLLSDARPLYTGTTFVETYLHDVDERHPATAAAVGPGAMYALAPGKGIVAHREAGGVLHTYVELNRSAEWVAATDFTDPAAAGARVAAEFDGWAPHLTALITDGGSAPVARMIHTLPDGHRWDRVPGVTLLGDAAHLMPPSGDGANLAMFDGAELGKAIARHPDDVEAALAAYEKELFPRSEAFHADAHEILDLCLGERAPQSFIDFFNGHGQEQDQAVAPSGR from the coding sequence ATGGCGACACCGGTCACGATCATCGGCGCGGGCCTCGGCGGCCTCACCCTCGCGCGCGTCCTGCACGTCCACGGCATCCCCGCCACCGTCCACGAGGCCGACCCCTGCGCCGAGTCCCGCACCCAGGGCGGCCAGCTCGACATCCACGAGGAGGACGGACAGCGCGCCCTCGCCGACGCCGGCCTCACCGACGAGTTCCGCGCGATCATCCACGAGGGCGCCGACGCCGCCCGGGTGCTCGACCGGCACGGCGCACTGCTGCTGGACGTCCCCTCCGACGGGAGCGCGGTACGCCCCGAGGTGCTCCGCGGCGACCTGCGCCGGATCCTGCTCGACTCCCTGCCCGAGGGGACGGTGCGCTGGGGCAGCAAGGTCACCGCCGTCCGCCCGCTCGGCGACGGCCGGCACGAGCTGACCTTCACCGACGGCTCGACCGCGACCAGCGACCTCCTGGTCGGCGCGGACGGCGCCTGGTCCAAGGTCCGGCCGCTGCTCTCCGACGCCCGGCCCCTCTACACCGGCACCACGTTCGTCGAGACCTACCTGCACGACGTCGACGAGCGGCACCCCGCGACGGCCGCGGCGGTCGGCCCGGGCGCCATGTACGCGCTCGCCCCCGGCAAGGGGATCGTCGCCCACCGCGAGGCGGGCGGCGTCCTGCACACCTACGTCGAGCTGAACCGTTCGGCCGAGTGGGTCGCCGCCACGGACTTCACCGACCCCGCGGCCGCCGGCGCCCGGGTCGCGGCCGAGTTCGACGGGTGGGCGCCGCACCTGACCGCGCTGATCACCGACGGCGGGAGCGCCCCGGTGGCGCGCATGATCCACACCCTCCCGGACGGACACCGCTGGGACCGGGTGCCCGGCGTGACGCTGCTCGGCGACGCCGCGCACCTGATGCCGCCCTCCGGCGACGGCGCCAACCTGGCCATGTTCGACGGCGCCGAACTCGGCAAGGCCATCGCCCGGCACCCCGACGACGTCGAAGCCGCGCTCGCCGCCTACGAGAAGGAACTCTTCCCGCGCAGCGAGGCCTTCCACGCGGACGCCCACGAGATCCTCGACCTCTGCCTCGGCGAGCGCGCACCGCAGAGCTTCATCGACTTCTTCAACGGGCACGGGCAGGAGCAGGACCAGGCGGTGGCGCCGTCCGGAAGGTGA
- a CDS encoding alpha/beta hydrolase: MHVTSEQHLDDGVLERGFTLGEIPGILWTPGSASPSAPVPLILLGHPPLGLHRMYPRLVGRARAAAADGFAAATIELPGSGDRPRWAAVEQARADLRRAMEAGEPVGDEIVDALVLPLVEKAVPEWQAALDALLALPEIGGPVGYSGGVISIGTRLAAVEPRISAAVLFAGSLVPRAMFEEARRVTVPLHVLLQWDDEGNDRQAALDLFDAFGSEEKTLQANMGGHTGVPQFAGEAAARFLTRHLS; the protein is encoded by the coding sequence ATGCACGTCACCTCTGAACAGCACCTCGACGACGGCGTCCTCGAGCGTGGATTCACCCTCGGCGAGATCCCCGGCATCCTGTGGACGCCCGGATCGGCCTCCCCGTCCGCGCCGGTGCCGCTGATCCTGCTCGGCCACCCCCCGCTCGGACTGCACAGGATGTACCCCCGGCTCGTGGGGCGGGCCCGGGCGGCCGCGGCGGACGGTTTCGCAGCGGCCACCATCGAGCTCCCCGGGAGCGGTGACCGGCCCCGTTGGGCCGCCGTCGAGCAGGCCCGCGCGGACCTGCGCCGGGCCATGGAGGCCGGCGAGCCGGTCGGCGACGAGATCGTCGACGCCCTCGTCCTGCCGCTGGTGGAAAAGGCCGTCCCGGAATGGCAGGCCGCCCTGGACGCCCTGCTCGCGCTGCCCGAGATCGGCGGCCCGGTCGGGTACTCGGGGGGAGTGATCTCCATCGGGACCAGGCTGGCGGCGGTCGAGCCGCGCATCTCGGCCGCCGTTCTGTTCGCCGGGAGTCTCGTTCCCCGCGCCATGTTCGAGGAGGCCCGGCGGGTCACCGTTCCGCTGCACGTCCTGCTGCAGTGGGACGACGAAGGCAACGACCGGCAGGCGGCCCTGGACCTGTTCGACGCCTTCGGCTCCGAGGAGAAGACGCTGCAGGCCAACATGGGCGGGCACACCGGCGTCCCGCAGTTCGCGGGGGAGGCCGCGGCCCGCTTCCTCACCCGGCATCTGAGCTAG